The following are encoded in a window of Spodoptera frugiperda isolate SF20-4 chromosome 3, AGI-APGP_CSIRO_Sfru_2.0, whole genome shotgun sequence genomic DNA:
- the LOC118274181 gene encoding brachyurin-like, with amino-acid sequence MAANCLIKLFFSFFVIIHSTHGASIDSPVFGYHMRIGVPQATRIATLESMRIVGGSAVSAATAIPHQVGIVARLTTGHQSVCGGSLISTTRVLTAAHCWFDGEVQARQFTIVLGSLTIFTGGTRIDTTAVTMHPSWNYLRNDLAMVRISAVKLSNTIQVIPLPTTADVNQNFAGSTGVISGFGKTSDAQTSFPATTALHQTSVPIITNAVCQRSFQITIDGSHLCTGGTGGKGTCDGDSGGPLTVLHNNKRILVGVVSFGPSEGCQASSPSVFSRVTSFLTWINNNLK; translated from the exons ATGGCCgctaattgtttaattaaattattttttagtttttttgtaattattcatAGTACACATGGTGCTAGTATTGATTCTCCTGTGTTTGGGTATCATATGAGGATCGGAGTGCCTCAGGCCACGAGGATAGCTACTCTGGAGTCCATGAGGATTGTCGGGGGCAGTGCCGTCAGTGCAGCTACTGCTATTCCTCATCAG GTGGGCATCGTAGCAAGACTGACAACGGGTCACCAGTCAGTATGTGGAGGCAGTCTCATTTCCACCACCAGAGTCCTAACAGCAGCCCACTGTTGGTTCGACGGAGAAGTGCAAGCGAGACAGTTCACCATCGTTCTTGGCTCCCTTACTATCTTCACAGGAGGGACAAGGATAGACACAACTGCTGTGACCATGCATCCTTCCTGGAACTACTTACGTAATGACCTTGCTATGGTCAGGATTTCTGCCGTGAAATTGAGTA ATACAATTCAAGTGATCCCACTACCCACGACAGCTGATGTGAACCAGAACTTTGCTGGATCAACAGGGGTCATTTCTGGATTCGGGAAAACGAGTGAtg CTCAAACCTCGTTCCCTGCCACCACGGCTCTGCACCAGACATCAGTGCCCATCATCACAAACGCTGTTTGCCAGAGGAGTTTCCAGATCACCATAGACGGCAGCCATCTTTGCACTGGTGGTACTGGGGGTAAAGGCACCTGTGATGGTGACTCTGGTGGTCCACTCACTGTGCTGCATAATAATAAGAGGATCTTG GTCGGTGTGGTTTCCTTCGGCCCTAGCGAGGGTTGTCAGGCCAGTTCTCCATCAGTTTTCTCCAGGGTAACCTCATTCCTCACATGGATCAACAATAACCTTAAGTAG